A genomic segment from Solenopsis invicta isolate M01_SB chromosome 5, UNIL_Sinv_3.0, whole genome shotgun sequence encodes:
- the LOC105195328 gene encoding uncharacterized protein LOC105195328 isoform X1, protein MQPITEGTSKTKKNEDDFNYAVQVIRVIMRMIGAWPISSYASNVERFAIRLQNIICQFLFAFVIVPTLLLIFLKERDFKRRVRLLGPLLNCLMGWIKYNLLIYHMREIQSCLKQARQDWRDTVDWGDRKAMLSKAKIGRRFAIFSAAFMYIGGLSYRTLVPLSKGRMLTPMNTTVRALACPSYFVKFDEQATPAYEIVFTLQFFSGLLTYSVTVGAAGLAAFFVLHVCGQLQLLIGKFQRLNDMSEPNDRSVAILFADIVEHQIKVKNFLKEVEKTMRYVLLVEIMGSTILLCLVGYYVILEWETSDSTATLTMFVIFTSFVISIFINCYVGQLLTDQSIKFGSVTSTTNWHRLPYKRARTLILIMAVSNIPAKISAGKIMEMSLPTFGTVSMKAYIITICCMKLHTLLFRYFIDR, encoded by the exons ATGCAGCCAATCACGGAAGGCACatcaaaaacaaagaaaaacgaAGATGATTTCAATTACGCAGTGCAAGTGATTCGCGTTATCATGCGAATGATCGGAGCGTGGCCGATTTCCAGTTATGCTTCCAACGTGGAAAGATTCGCGATCCGTTTACAAAACATCATTTGCCAATTTTTATTCGCGTTTGTCATCGTGCCGACTCTCCTgctgatatttttaaaagaacgCGATTTCAAACGTAGAGTGAGACTACTCGGGCCGCTTTTAAATTGTTTGATGGGTTGGATAAAGTACAACCTGCTCATATACCACATGAGAGAGATTCAATCTTGCTTGAAGCAGGCGCGACAGGATTGGAGGGATACAGTCGATTGGGGAGATCGTAAAGCGATGCTATCTAAGGCGAAAATAGGCCGCAGGTTCGCGATTTTTTCTGCCGCCTTTATGTACATCGGCGGATTGTCTTATCGCACTCTCGTGCCTCTTTCGAAAGGACGAATGCTCACGCCGATGAACACTACGGTGAGAGCGTTGGCATGCCCGAGCTACTTCGTCAAGTTCGATGAACAGGCCACACCGGCATACGAAATTGTCTTTACCCTGCAATTCTTCTCAGGGCTGCTCACTTATTCGGTAACGGTCGGCGCTGCCGGATTGGCAGCATTTTTTGTCTTGCACGTTTGCGGACAGCTACAACTTTTAATCGGCAAGTTTCAACGTCTCAATGACATGTCAGAACCAAACGATCGATCTGTCGCTATACTGTTCGCTGATATCGTGGAGCATCAGATAAAAGTGAAAAA TTTCCTAAAAGAAGTAGAGAAAACTATGCGATACGTATTATTAGTGGAAATAATGGGCAGTACTATACTTTTATGTCTTGTGGGATACTACGTTATTTTG GAATGGGAAACTAGCGATTCTACAGCTACGTTAACTATGTTTGTAATCTTTACATCTTTCGtcatttccatttttattaattgctacGTTGGTCAATTGCTGACAGATCAG AGCATCAAGTTTGGTTCAGTGACGTCCACGACAAATTGGCATCGTCTTCCTTATAAAAGAGCCCGTACTTTGATCTTAATAATGGCGGTTTCCAATATTCCGGCAAAAATTTCGGCAGGAAAGATAATGGAAATGTCTCTACCTACGTTTGGTACTGTAAGTATGAAAgcttatattattacaatttgctGTATGAAATTACATACACTATTATTTCGTTATTTCATAGATCGTTAA
- the LOC105195173 gene encoding odorant receptor 82a isoform X2: MNKTEKTIPVAIIYDHKKDVQLSIQLNRWILKPLGAWPKSIKISRAERCAYALVNIICICLIAFLFIPCAIFVALEMDDIYNILKLTGPLNFCLMATVKYSAMIFRENDIRSGIEHITNDWMNTRHYGDHKIMTRSAKFGQRLVKICAFFMYGGATFYYLALPFSLGKITENDGNLTYRPLMYPVASVIVDARRNPINEIFFWMQFFSGFIVHSITTGACSIAAVFAMHAYGRLEVLMQWIEHFVDGREDLYDNVDERLAMIVQQHVRILNFISLTDKILREISLVEVVGCTMSMCLLGYYIVTEWESKDMTSYVTYIVLYTSLTFNIFIFCYIGDLVDKKCKEIGEISYMTDWHRLSGRKSLSLILMIAVSNTSVKLTAGNMFVLSLNTFGDVVKASFGYLNMLRTVTS, translated from the exons ATGAACAAAACGGAAAAGACAATTCCGGTCGCAATCATTTACGATCACAAAAAGGATGTGCAGCTGAGCATCCAGTTGAATCGTTGGATACTAAAGCCACTCGGGGCATGGCCAAAGTCAATCAAAATTTCACGCGCAGAGAGATGCGCATATGCGCTGGTGAATATTATATGCATTTGTCTAATCGCCTTCCTATTCATACCTTGCGCAATCTTCGTGGCACTTGAAATGGACGATATATACAATATCTTGAAACTCACCGGGCCGCTGAATTTCTGCCTCATGGCCACTGTTAAATACTCCGCAATGATCTTCCGCGAGAACGACATCCGCAGCGGTATTGAGCATATCACGAACGACTGGATGAACACTCGGCATTATGGTGACCATAAGATCATGACCAGGAGCGCAAAATTCGGCCAGCGTTTAGTGAAGATTTGCGCGTTCTTCATGTACGGTGGTGCAACTTTCTATTACCTCGCACTGCCGTTTAGTTTAGGCAAGATTACAGAGAATGACGGAAACTTAACGTATCGGCCGCTGATGTATCCAGTTGCCAGTGTGATCGTTGACGCGCGACGCAATCCCATCAACGAGATTTTTTTCTGGATGCAGTTCTTCTCAGGTTTCATAGTACACTCCATCACTACCGGTGCTTGCAGCATAGCCGCCGTGTTCGCGATGCACGCTTACGGCCGTCTGGAAGTTCTAATGCAATGGATCGAACACTTCGTGGATGGCCGAGAGGATTTATATGACAACGTGGATGAAAGATTGGCGATGATCGTGCAACAGCACGTCCGAATTTTAAA TTTTATATCGCTGACAGATAAAATATTGCGTGAAATATCATTAGTGGAAGTTGTAGGATGTACAATGAGCATGTGTCTTCTTGGATATTATATTGTCACG GAATGGGAGAGTAAAGACATGACAAGTTATGTAACATACATTGTTTTATACACATCTCTTacgttcaatatttttatattttgttacatcgGCGATCTTGTTGATAAAAAG TGTAAGGAAATTGGCGAAATATCGTACATGACCGATTGGCATCGTCTATCGGGAAGAAAAAGCCTTAGTCTCATCTTGATGATAGCTGTGTCCAACACGTCAGTCAAACTTACTGCCGGAAACATGTTTGTGTTGTCTCTCAATACTTTCGGTGAC GTAGTTAAGGCATCTTTCGGCTACTTGAACATGCTGCGTACAGTAACTTCATAA
- the LOC105195329 gene encoding odorant receptor 4-like — protein sequence MKKKEKMQPITKNLSRKNRNEDDFNYAVQVTRIVMRMMGVWPIPSYASNVEKILTRLQNVICYFLFAVVVVPGLLQLFLKEHDFKRRVRLLGPILNCFIGCTKYSLLLHHAREIQYCLKQARQDWRDTVDSKDRNAMLSKAKVGRRFAIFTAAFMYVGGLSYRTIFPLVKGRVLTPMNTTVRVLACPSYFIKFDEQATPAYEIIYTLQFFSGLLAYSVTVGGVGLAAFFILHVCGQLRVLIGKIQRINDMSEPDDRVVEILFANIVEHQIKVKNFLKEVEETMRYVLLVEVVGCTIILCLAGYYVLWEYEASGVTAMLVLFMVFISFVISIFINCYVGQMLMDESMKFGSMTSTTNWHRLFHKRARSLILIMAVSNIPEKISAGKLIEMSLPTFNNIIRTSMAYFNLLRKFI from the exons atgaaaaaaaaagaaaaaatgcagCCAATCACGAAAAACTTATCGAGAAAGAACAGAAACGAAGATGATTTTAATTACGCAGTGCAAGTGACTCGTATCGTTATGCGAATGATGGGAGTGTGGCCGATTCCCAGTTACGCTTCCAACGTGGAAAAAATTCTCACCCGTTTACAAAATGTcatttgctattttttattCGCGGTTGTCGTCGTGCCGGGTCTCCTGCAGTTGTTCCTAAAAGAACACGACTTTAAACGTAGAGTGAGACTGCTCGGGCCGattctaaattgttttatagGTTGTACGAAGTACAGCTTGCTTTTACATCACGCAAGAGAGATTCAGTATTGCTTGAAACAGGCGCGACAGGACTGGAGGGATACAGTCGATTCAAAGGATCGAAATGCGATGCTATCTAAGGCGAAAGTAGGCCGCAGATTCGCGATCTTTACTGCCGCTTTTATGTATGTCGGCGGATTGTCTTACCGTACCATCTTTCCGCTTGTAAAAGGACGAGTACTCACGCCGATGAACACCACGGTGAGAGTGCTCGCATGCCCGAGCTACTTCATCAAGTTCGATGAACAGGCCACACCAGCATACGAGATCATCTACACCCTGCAATTCTTCTCAGGACTACTCGCCTATTCGGTAACGGTCGGCGGTGTCGGATTGGCTGCATTTTTTATCCTGCACGTTTGTGGACAGCTAAGAGTTTTAATTGGCAAGATTCAACGTATCAATGACATGTCGGAACCCGATGATCGAGTTGTCGAGATATTGTTCGCTAATATCGTGGAACATCAGATAAAAGTAAAGAA TTTCCTGAAAGAAGTAGAGGAAACTATGCGATACGTATTATTAGTGGAAGTAGTGGGCTGTACTATAATTCTATGTCTTGCAGGATACTACGTTCTTTGG gAATATGAAGCTAGCGGTGTCACAGCCATGTTAGTTCTCTTTATGGTATTTATATCATTCGtcatttccatttttattaattgctacGTTGGTCAAATGCTGATGGATGAG AGCATGAAGTTTGGCTCAATGACGTCCACAACAAATTGGCATCGCCTTTTTCACAAAAGAGCCCgttctttgattttaataatggcGGTTTCCAATATTCCGGAGAAAATCTCGGCGGGAAAGTTGATAGAAATGTCTCTACCTACGttcaataat ATCATTAGAACGTCGATGGCGTACTTTAATCTGCTCCGaaaattcatttga
- the LOC105195173 gene encoding uncharacterized protein LOC105195173 isoform X1: protein MNKTEKTIPVAIIYDHKKDVQLSIQLNRWILKPLGAWPKSIKISRAERCAYALVNIICICLIAFLFIPCAIFVALEMDDIYNILKLTGPLNFCLMATVKYSAMIFRENDIRSGIEHITNDWMNTRHYGDHKIMTRSAKFGQRLVKICAFFMYGGATFYYLALPFSLGKITENDGNLTYRPLMYPVASVIVDARRNPINEIFFWMQFFSGFIVHSITTGACSIAAVFAMHAYGRLEVLMQWIEHFVDGREDLYDNVDERLAMIVQQHVRILNFISLTDKILREISLVEVVGCTMSMCLLGYYIVTVCISYIKYVSYKENCYFKEWESKDMTSYVTYIVLYTSLTFNIFIFCYIGDLVDKKCKEIGEISYMTDWHRLSGRKSLSLILMIAVSNTSVKLTAGNMFVLSLNTFGDVVKASFGYLNMLRTVTS, encoded by the exons ATGAACAAAACGGAAAAGACAATTCCGGTCGCAATCATTTACGATCACAAAAAGGATGTGCAGCTGAGCATCCAGTTGAATCGTTGGATACTAAAGCCACTCGGGGCATGGCCAAAGTCAATCAAAATTTCACGCGCAGAGAGATGCGCATATGCGCTGGTGAATATTATATGCATTTGTCTAATCGCCTTCCTATTCATACCTTGCGCAATCTTCGTGGCACTTGAAATGGACGATATATACAATATCTTGAAACTCACCGGGCCGCTGAATTTCTGCCTCATGGCCACTGTTAAATACTCCGCAATGATCTTCCGCGAGAACGACATCCGCAGCGGTATTGAGCATATCACGAACGACTGGATGAACACTCGGCATTATGGTGACCATAAGATCATGACCAGGAGCGCAAAATTCGGCCAGCGTTTAGTGAAGATTTGCGCGTTCTTCATGTACGGTGGTGCAACTTTCTATTACCTCGCACTGCCGTTTAGTTTAGGCAAGATTACAGAGAATGACGGAAACTTAACGTATCGGCCGCTGATGTATCCAGTTGCCAGTGTGATCGTTGACGCGCGACGCAATCCCATCAACGAGATTTTTTTCTGGATGCAGTTCTTCTCAGGTTTCATAGTACACTCCATCACTACCGGTGCTTGCAGCATAGCCGCCGTGTTCGCGATGCACGCTTACGGCCGTCTGGAAGTTCTAATGCAATGGATCGAACACTTCGTGGATGGCCGAGAGGATTTATATGACAACGTGGATGAAAGATTGGCGATGATCGTGCAACAGCACGTCCGAATTTTAAA TTTTATATCGCTGACAGATAAAATATTGCGTGAAATATCATTAGTGGAAGTTGTAGGATGTACAATGAGCATGTGTCTTCTTGGATATTATATTGTCACGGTATGCATATCGTACATAAAGTACGTATCATACAAAGAAAATTGCTATTTCAAA GAATGGGAGAGTAAAGACATGACAAGTTATGTAACATACATTGTTTTATACACATCTCTTacgttcaatatttttatattttgttacatcgGCGATCTTGTTGATAAAAAG TGTAAGGAAATTGGCGAAATATCGTACATGACCGATTGGCATCGTCTATCGGGAAGAAAAAGCCTTAGTCTCATCTTGATGATAGCTGTGTCCAACACGTCAGTCAAACTTACTGCCGGAAACATGTTTGTGTTGTCTCTCAATACTTTCGGTGAC GTAGTTAAGGCATCTTTCGGCTACTTGAACATGCTGCGTACAGTAACTTCATAA
- the LOC105195172 gene encoding uncharacterized protein LOC105195172 isoform X1, with product MVGTMMERTNPVATVYNHDKDIQLSIQLNRWLLKPIGVWPNLTDISRMERYAYGLINVICTSLIGFLFIPSAIYMALEMDNMYYILKLSGPLSFCLMAVVKYSSLIIRENDIRHGIKHIESDWISTQHYGDRIIMIRNAKFGRRLVSICAFFMYGGAVFYYLALPFSKGKITDHDGNLTYRPLVYPVARVIVDARYSPISEIFFWLQCLSGFIAHSITTGACSLAAVFAMHAYGRLEVLIQWIEHLVDGREDFCDNVDERLTMIVQQHVRILRFISLTDKVLREISMVEIVGCTLNMCFLGYYTLTEWENREPASYITYIVLLISLTFNIFIFCYIGELVAEKCKKIGQISYMIDWHRLSGRKGLALVLMIAMSNSSVKLTAGNFFELSLSTFGDVVRMSVAYLNMLRTLTT from the exons ATGGTAGGAACTATGATGGAAAGAACAAATCCTGTCGCGACGGTCTACAATCATGACAAAGATATACAGCTGAGCATCCAGCTAAATCGTTGGTTATTAAAGCCGATCGGCGTCTGGCCGAACTTAACCGACATCTCACGTATGGAAAGATACGCGTACGGATTAATAAACGTAATTTGCACCAGTCTGATCGGTTTTCTCTTTATACCATCTGCCATCTACATGGCgcttgaaatggataacatgtattatattttgaaactttCCGGGCCGCTGAGTTTTTGCCTAATGGCCGTTGTCAAGTACTCCTCGCTGATTATTCGCGAGAACGACATCCGCCATGGAATCAAACATATCGAGAGCGACTGGATAAGCACCCAGCATTACGGCGATCGGATCATCATGATCAGGAACGCGAAGTTCGGCCGACGTCTCGTGTCGATCTGCGCGTTCTTCATGTACGGCGGTGCCGTATTTTATTATCTCGCCCTGCCTTTCAGTAAAGGCAAGATCACCGACCATGATGGAAACCTGACATACCGGCCACTAGTGTATCCAGTCGCCAGGGTGATCGTCGACGCACGATATAGTCCAATTAGTGAGATCTTTTTCTGGCTTCAGTGTCTGTCAGGTTTCATAGCACACTCCATCACGACCGGTGCTTGCAGCTTAGCCGCCGTGTTCGCGATGCACGCTTACGGCCGTCTGGAGGTTTTAATACAGTGGATCGAACATCTAGTAGATGGTCGGGAAGATTTTTGCGATAACGTAGATGAGAGGTTGACGATGATCGTACAACAGCACGTTCGAATCTTACG TTTTATATCGCTAACGGACAAAGTATTACGTGAAATATCTATGGTGGAAATTGTAGGATGTACGTTAAACATGTGTTTCCTTGGATATTACACTCTCACG GAATGGGAGAATAGAGAGCCTGCaagttatataacatatattgtTCTGCTTATATCTCTTacgttcaatatttttatattttgttacatcgGCGAACTTGTTGCCGAAAAG TGCAAGAAGATCGGCCAGATATCATACATGATCGATTGGCATCGTCTATCAGGAAGAAAGGGCCTCGCCCTCGTTTTAATGATTGCTATGTCCAACTCGTCGGTCAAACTGACTGCCGGAAATTTCTTCGAATTATCCCTCAGTACTTTCGGTGAC GTGGTTAGGATGTCTGTTGCCTATTTGAACATGCTACGTACATTAACtacataa
- the LOC105195172 gene encoding uncharacterized protein LOC105195172 isoform X2 has translation MVGTMMERTNPVATVYNHDKDIQLSIQLNRWLLKPIGVWPNLTDISRMERYAYGLINVICTSLIGFLFIPSAIYMALEMDNMYYILKLSGPLSFCLMAVVKYSSLIIRENDIRHGIKHIESDWISTQHYGDRIIMIRNAKFGRRLVSICAFFMYGGAVFYYLALPFSKGKITDHDGNLTYRPLVYPVARVIVDARYSPISEIFFWLQCLSGFIAHSITTGACSLAAVFAMHAYGRLEVLIQWIEHLVDGREDFCDNVDERLTMIVQQHVRILRFISLTDKVLREISMVEIVGCTLNMCFLGYYTLTEWENREPASYITYIVLLISLTFNIFIFCYIGELVAEKIV, from the exons ATGGTAGGAACTATGATGGAAAGAACAAATCCTGTCGCGACGGTCTACAATCATGACAAAGATATACAGCTGAGCATCCAGCTAAATCGTTGGTTATTAAAGCCGATCGGCGTCTGGCCGAACTTAACCGACATCTCACGTATGGAAAGATACGCGTACGGATTAATAAACGTAATTTGCACCAGTCTGATCGGTTTTCTCTTTATACCATCTGCCATCTACATGGCgcttgaaatggataacatgtattatattttgaaactttCCGGGCCGCTGAGTTTTTGCCTAATGGCCGTTGTCAAGTACTCCTCGCTGATTATTCGCGAGAACGACATCCGCCATGGAATCAAACATATCGAGAGCGACTGGATAAGCACCCAGCATTACGGCGATCGGATCATCATGATCAGGAACGCGAAGTTCGGCCGACGTCTCGTGTCGATCTGCGCGTTCTTCATGTACGGCGGTGCCGTATTTTATTATCTCGCCCTGCCTTTCAGTAAAGGCAAGATCACCGACCATGATGGAAACCTGACATACCGGCCACTAGTGTATCCAGTCGCCAGGGTGATCGTCGACGCACGATATAGTCCAATTAGTGAGATCTTTTTCTGGCTTCAGTGTCTGTCAGGTTTCATAGCACACTCCATCACGACCGGTGCTTGCAGCTTAGCCGCCGTGTTCGCGATGCACGCTTACGGCCGTCTGGAGGTTTTAATACAGTGGATCGAACATCTAGTAGATGGTCGGGAAGATTTTTGCGATAACGTAGATGAGAGGTTGACGATGATCGTACAACAGCACGTTCGAATCTTACG TTTTATATCGCTAACGGACAAAGTATTACGTGAAATATCTATGGTGGAAATTGTAGGATGTACGTTAAACATGTGTTTCCTTGGATATTACACTCTCACG GAATGGGAGAATAGAGAGCCTGCaagttatataacatatattgtTCTGCTTATATCTCTTacgttcaatatttttatattttgttacatcgGCGAACTTGTTGCCGAAAAG atagTATAA
- the LOC105195328 gene encoding odorant receptor 13a-like isoform X2: MQPITEGTSKTKKNEDDFNYAVQVIRVIMRMIGAWPISSYASNVERFAIRLQNIICQFLFAFVIVPTLLLIFLKERDFKRRVRLLGPLLNCLMGWIKYNLLIYHMREIQSCLKQARQDWRDTVDWGDRKAMLSKAKIGRRFAIFSAAFMYIGGLSYRTLVPLSKGRMLTPMNTTVRALACPSYFVKFDEQATPAYEIVFTLQFFSGLLTYSVTVGAAGLAAFFVLHVCGQLQLLIGKFQRLNDMSEPNDRSVAILFADIVEHQIKVKNFLKEVEKTMRYVLLVEIMGSTILLCLVGYYVILEWETSDSTATLTMFVIFTSFVISIFINCYVGQLLTDQSIKFGSVTSTTNWHRLPYKRARTLILIMAVSNIPAKISAGKIMEMSLPTFGTIVKTSMAYFNLLRKFI; encoded by the exons ATGCAGCCAATCACGGAAGGCACatcaaaaacaaagaaaaacgaAGATGATTTCAATTACGCAGTGCAAGTGATTCGCGTTATCATGCGAATGATCGGAGCGTGGCCGATTTCCAGTTATGCTTCCAACGTGGAAAGATTCGCGATCCGTTTACAAAACATCATTTGCCAATTTTTATTCGCGTTTGTCATCGTGCCGACTCTCCTgctgatatttttaaaagaacgCGATTTCAAACGTAGAGTGAGACTACTCGGGCCGCTTTTAAATTGTTTGATGGGTTGGATAAAGTACAACCTGCTCATATACCACATGAGAGAGATTCAATCTTGCTTGAAGCAGGCGCGACAGGATTGGAGGGATACAGTCGATTGGGGAGATCGTAAAGCGATGCTATCTAAGGCGAAAATAGGCCGCAGGTTCGCGATTTTTTCTGCCGCCTTTATGTACATCGGCGGATTGTCTTATCGCACTCTCGTGCCTCTTTCGAAAGGACGAATGCTCACGCCGATGAACACTACGGTGAGAGCGTTGGCATGCCCGAGCTACTTCGTCAAGTTCGATGAACAGGCCACACCGGCATACGAAATTGTCTTTACCCTGCAATTCTTCTCAGGGCTGCTCACTTATTCGGTAACGGTCGGCGCTGCCGGATTGGCAGCATTTTTTGTCTTGCACGTTTGCGGACAGCTACAACTTTTAATCGGCAAGTTTCAACGTCTCAATGACATGTCAGAACCAAACGATCGATCTGTCGCTATACTGTTCGCTGATATCGTGGAGCATCAGATAAAAGTGAAAAA TTTCCTAAAAGAAGTAGAGAAAACTATGCGATACGTATTATTAGTGGAAATAATGGGCAGTACTATACTTTTATGTCTTGTGGGATACTACGTTATTTTG GAATGGGAAACTAGCGATTCTACAGCTACGTTAACTATGTTTGTAATCTTTACATCTTTCGtcatttccatttttattaattgctacGTTGGTCAATTGCTGACAGATCAG AGCATCAAGTTTGGTTCAGTGACGTCCACGACAAATTGGCATCGTCTTCCTTATAAAAGAGCCCGTACTTTGATCTTAATAATGGCGGTTTCCAATATTCCGGCAAAAATTTCGGCAGGAAAGATAATGGAAATGTCTCTACCTACGTTTGGTACT ATCGTTAAAACGTCGATGGCATATTTTAATCTGCTCCgaaaatttatatga